The following coding sequences lie in one Rickettsia hoogstraalii genomic window:
- the rseP gene encoding RIP metalloprotease RseP, which produces MLSIIGFIITISILVFIHEFGHYCIARYFNVKVEEFSIGFGKELIGITDTRGVRWKICLIPLGGYVKIYGYDRSLMDKTKEVNEKVAFYAKSCLERFLIVAAGPLINYLLAVIIFAGFYCYFGKTEIPPIIGDVVASSPAERADLREGDKIVKVNDKSVKDFGDVQREILINGFSSSTLTIERKNEEFIVNIMPQEIIISPPEEKKVKKTLRIGIIAKNEPIHTKIGILGGFWEAINTTIDMSALTLKAISQMIVRKRSFDEIGGPVAIAKESGKSIAGGTQMYLLFIAMLSVNLGLLNLLPIPVLDGGHLIFILYEAITGRLPNPKTKNILLQLGAAIIIFLIIISVSNDIQNLFS; this is translated from the coding sequence ATGCTATCTATAATCGGGTTTATTATAACCATTAGTATCTTGGTATTTATCCATGAATTTGGGCATTATTGTATTGCTAGATATTTTAATGTAAAAGTTGAAGAATTCTCGATAGGTTTCGGTAAAGAACTAATAGGCATTACCGATACAAGAGGAGTTAGGTGGAAGATTTGTCTTATACCGCTTGGCGGTTATGTCAAGATTTACGGCTATGATCGCAGCCTTATGGATAAGACTAAAGAAGTTAACGAAAAAGTAGCTTTTTATGCTAAATCTTGTTTAGAACGTTTTTTAATAGTTGCGGCAGGTCCGTTAATTAATTATTTACTTGCCGTAATAATATTTGCAGGTTTTTATTGTTACTTTGGAAAAACAGAGATTCCTCCTATAATAGGTGATGTAGTAGCTTCATCACCGGCAGAGAGAGCAGACTTAAGAGAAGGAGATAAAATTGTTAAGGTTAACGATAAATCTGTTAAAGATTTCGGGGACGTGCAGAGAGAGATATTAATTAACGGCTTTAGCTCTTCTACTTTAACTATAGAAAGAAAAAATGAGGAATTTATCGTTAATATAATGCCTCAAGAAATAATTATATCGCCTCCCGAAGAAAAGAAAGTTAAGAAAACTCTTCGCATCGGTATTATAGCTAAAAATGAACCTATTCATACTAAAATAGGAATTTTAGGAGGATTTTGGGAAGCTATTAATACTACTATAGACATGTCTGCTTTAACTCTAAAAGCAATATCGCAAATGATTGTAAGAAAACGGTCATTCGATGAGATAGGAGGACCGGTAGCTATTGCTAAAGAGTCAGGAAAATCTATAGCTGGCGGAACCCAAATGTATCTATTATTTATAGCAATGCTTTCCGTTAATTTAGGGTTACTTAACTTACTACCTATACCGGTACTTGACGGCGGACATTTGATATTTATACTCTATGAAGCAATTACCGGTAGATTACCGAATCCTAAAACTAAAAATATTTTATTACAATTAGGAGCGGCAATAATAATTTTTCTTATTATAATCTCTGTTTCTAACGATATACAAAATTTATTTTCCTAA
- the nusB gene encoding transcription antitermination factor NusB, with protein sequence MSSNKINKKSIARIAVVQAIYQNILQNNDDMDDIMQNVLSFYQNNNSITDLPENLKISLSISHFKMLVKSVFENINKLDEIIDNHLTNDKDPAHMPILLRALLRVSICELLFCPTTPAKVVINEYTDIANDMLNEHEIGFVNSILDKIAQENNKIS encoded by the coding sequence ATGAGTTCAAATAAAATTAATAAAAAGTCGATTGCACGTATTGCAGTAGTGCAAGCTATTTATCAAAACATATTGCAAAATAACGACGATATGGATGATATCATGCAAAATGTACTTTCTTTTTATCAAAATAATAATTCTATAACAGATTTACCTGAGAATTTAAAAATATCATTAAGTATAAGTCATTTTAAAATGCTGGTAAAGTCAGTATTTGAAAATATTAATAAACTAGACGAAATTATCGACAATCATTTAACAAATGATAAAGATCCTGCACATATGCCGATCTTACTCCGAGCTTTATTGCGGGTTAGTATATGTGAGCTATTATTTTGTCCTACTACTCCTGCTAAAGTAGTAATCAACGAATATACGGACATAGCAAATGATATGTTAAATGAACACGAGATTGGTTTTGTGAATTCAATATTAGACAAAATAGCTCAAGAAAATAATAAAATTTCATGA
- a CDS encoding RlmE family RNA methyltransferase — MTNNLSGYRNKFVRVKTSKKRTVSSSNWLRRQLNDPYVAKARIEGFRSRAAYKLLEIHEKFKLFNPNMKIVDLGAAPGGWSQVASKLIKASDNSLNNKIISIDLLEIEPIAGVEFFQKDFFEKNTEELIIQALDGKADIVMSDMASNTIGHKATDHIRTLLLCEQAFEFALKVLKPSGHFIAKIFRGGAENELLNKVKCEFRTVKHFKPSSSRSESTEIYLVALNKK; from the coding sequence ATGACAAATAATTTAAGCGGTTATAGAAATAAATTCGTTAGAGTTAAGACTTCTAAAAAACGTACCGTCTCTTCTAGTAATTGGCTTAGACGCCAATTAAACGATCCGTATGTTGCAAAAGCACGTATAGAAGGCTTTAGGTCGAGAGCTGCATATAAACTACTTGAAATCCATGAAAAATTTAAACTTTTTAATCCTAACATGAAAATTGTTGATCTAGGAGCAGCTCCTGGGGGGTGGAGTCAAGTAGCTTCCAAGCTTATTAAAGCTTCGGATAATAGCCTAAATAATAAAATAATCTCTATCGATTTATTAGAAATCGAACCTATTGCCGGAGTTGAGTTTTTTCAAAAAGACTTTTTTGAAAAAAATACGGAAGAATTAATTATTCAAGCTTTAGACGGTAAAGCTGATATAGTAATGAGTGATATGGCATCAAATACCATAGGTCATAAGGCTACAGACCATATAAGAACCTTACTTTTATGTGAGCAAGCTTTTGAATTTGCTTTAAAAGTATTAAAACCCTCCGGTCATTTTATTGCTAAAATTTTTCGTGGCGGTGCAGAAAATGAATTATTAAATAAAGTGAAGTGTGAATTTAGAACGGTGAAACATTTTAAACCTTCATCCAGCCGCAGCGAATCTACGGAAATCTATTTAGTTGCTCTAAATAAGAAATAA
- a CDS encoding type II toxin-antitoxin system RatA family toxin, translating into MAFFQQTKILPYKPQELFDLVWDVKSYPKFLPWCSASRVISEDKYEIIAELVIQLKGFSEKYNSRVTSEITDDGIYLINTVAISGPFEYLKSTWQFVPCTAGTELKFFIDFKMKSVILDKLIGTYFTKATEKMIVAFEKRAKEVIKKHYNINA; encoded by the coding sequence ATGGCTTTTTTCCAGCAAACAAAAATTTTACCCTATAAACCGCAAGAATTGTTTGATTTGGTCTGGGACGTAAAATCTTATCCTAAATTCTTGCCTTGGTGTTCTGCTTCTAGAGTTATTTCAGAAGATAAATATGAGATCATTGCTGAGTTAGTAATTCAGTTAAAAGGCTTTTCAGAAAAATATAACTCACGAGTTACAAGCGAAATAACAGATGATGGAATATATTTGATTAATACGGTAGCTATTTCAGGACCTTTTGAATATTTAAAAAGTACTTGGCAATTTGTTCCATGCACGGCAGGAACTGAATTAAAATTTTTTATTGATTTTAAAATGAAATCCGTAATACTGGATAAATTAATTGGTACTTATTTTACCAAAGCAACCGAAAAAATGATTGTAGCTTTTGAAAAGAGAGCTAAAGAGGTTATTAAGAAACATTATAATATTAATGCTTGA
- a CDS encoding palindromic element RPE3 domain-containing protein, with amino-acid sequence MDDKKDNNISEEENLQLNSQSFRQDEFKSKSTERTIT; translated from the coding sequence ATGGACGATAAAAAAGATAATAATATATCAGAAGAAGAAAATTTACAGCTAAATTCACAAAGCTTCAGACAGGATGAATTTAAGAGTAAGTCTACGGAGCGTACAATAACGTGA
- a CDS encoding 16S rRNA (uracil(1498)-N(3))-methyltransferase has protein sequence MKFNRIYINSHLAENSKIELAGDHVHYVKTVLRLKVNDSVRIFNGTDGEFLAQITDIGKHNLSVRLKEQLKKPYTESALTLAAAIIKQDKLMLAINMATQLGITKIIPLITRRCQFRTINIERLTKCVIETTEQSERLTPPIIEKAITIQDYLKENNNLMLYANEHEKEENSILRILSSLSNSDITIIIGPEGSFTNDELELLASYKNTKSVSLGSNILRAETAAITAIAQVKLLGLHCE, from the coding sequence ATGAAATTTAATCGTATCTATATTAATAGTCATTTAGCTGAAAATAGCAAGATAGAATTAGCAGGTGATCATGTTCATTATGTTAAAACGGTGCTACGTCTTAAAGTAAATGATAGTGTGCGTATCTTTAACGGTACGGATGGAGAATTTTTAGCACAAATTACCGATATAGGTAAGCATAACCTATCGGTTAGGCTTAAAGAACAGTTAAAAAAGCCGTATACAGAATCTGCGTTAACTCTTGCTGCTGCTATAATAAAGCAAGATAAATTAATGCTTGCAATAAATATGGCTACGCAACTCGGTATAACTAAAATTATTCCGTTAATTACTAGGCGGTGTCAATTTAGAACGATAAATATCGAACGTTTAACGAAATGTGTTATTGAGACAACAGAGCAATCAGAACGTCTTACTCCCCCGATAATTGAAAAAGCTATCACAATACAAGATTACCTTAAAGAGAATAATAATTTGATGTTATATGCTAATGAACATGAAAAAGAAGAAAATTCTATATTACGCATTTTATCATCACTTAGTAATAGTGATATAACTATTATTATAGGACCGGAGGGAAGCTTTACTAATGATGAGCTGGAACTTCTTGCCTCATATAAGAATACAAAATCTGTAAGTTTAGGAAGTAATATATTACGTGCTGAAACAGCAGCAATAACTGCTATAGCACAAGTGAAGCTGTTAGGTCTTCATTGCGAGTAG
- a CDS encoding DUF378 domain-containing protein — translation MLINTSNNPLITTIHLLSSIGAINWGLVGLFNFNLVTLLFGSFPIIVTILYIIIGFCGVYSFLCLGKLFCKPGIEKAK, via the coding sequence ATGTTAATAAATACTTCTAATAATCCGCTTATTACTACTATACATTTATTATCTTCTATAGGTGCTATAAATTGGGGCTTAGTCGGATTATTTAATTTTAATTTAGTCACACTTTTATTTGGCTCATTTCCAATTATTGTTACAATACTTTATATAATTATAGGCTTTTGTGGTGTATATTCTTTCCTTTGTTTAGGTAAGCTATTTTGTAAACCCGGAATAGAAAAGGCGAAGTAA
- a CDS encoding efflux RND transporter permease subunit: MLLSEICIKRPVFATVLSLVIVALGAIFFTKLQIRGTPDISVPIINVEAHYAGADALYMEKEITTRIEKALKTVKNLDYITSQSSTGESSITLSFLLSTDIEVALNDVRSKISDITYMFPQDMKAPSVAKLDADSFPSLFISVESDQYSDLELTKIVEDNLQTPLDKLESVGQSQIYGGRKYIMRIEPDSKKLYQHKISLLEIESAIKEQNKDYPAGTIKTKSNNFIVTLEGSLSTPEEFGNIILKVQNGGITKLRDIAKISLTSPDEDIIFRYNGKSSIALGLIKESKANVIDLSNEVTKELERIKESMPKGISMGIAYDGATPVKASIYAVFQTIFEALILVVLVTYLFLASAKITLIPFVTIPVSLIGTFSVMYAFGFSINIFTLLAMILAIGLVVDDAIVMLENIFRYNEMGHKPMEAALLASKEIGFAIIAMTITLAAVFLPVGFIEGFIGKLFIEFAWTLAFCVLFSGFVALTLTPMMSSRMVTKHNTDLPKFLVKFNDILQFIQNKYIYYLKLTFDNKKKFVIIIASSFIVLIISFKFTQKIFVPQEDDGFLQVSLKGPEGSSLESSTKVVKEAEKILANYKDILGYLMVIGAGGSDNVFGFIPLKDWGERSRSQEIIKNMLNKQFSEIPGMSIFAMDPRSMVSGNASSPIEFTIQTNLEYDDLDKISQQFIDIMKTNPIFLNVNRNLQSAMPTISIEVNRDKAYLYGIDLANIGKTVQYLLAGQQIGDFRMGNDLYDVILQFNQKDRKDISDFSKILIRAKNNNMLPLESIANITEKISVKSYSHYNNSKSVTISSDLAPDGKINDAINEINKIAAKLLDPSNTIIEYIGEIKQMREADSNMLITFVFALVFIYLVLAAQFESFTDPLLILLAVPFSITGGVLALWLAGNSLNMYSNIGLITLIGLITKNSIMIVEFANQLREKGVKVQEAIIESSKLRLRPILMTTLAAVVGALPLVFADGAGAAARNSIGFVIVGGLSIGTIFTIFVIPVIYQTFKKD, from the coding sequence ATGTTATTGTCTGAAATTTGTATTAAACGCCCTGTCTTTGCTACAGTTTTGAGTTTGGTTATCGTAGCTCTTGGAGCAATTTTTTTTACCAAACTACAAATTAGAGGAACTCCGGATATTTCAGTTCCCATTATAAATGTCGAAGCTCATTATGCAGGTGCCGATGCTTTATATATGGAAAAAGAAATAACGACGCGTATAGAAAAAGCTTTAAAGACGGTTAAAAATTTAGATTATATAACTTCTCAAAGTTCTACAGGCGAAAGTAGTATTACTTTATCATTTTTACTATCTACCGATATTGAAGTAGCATTAAACGATGTTCGTTCTAAAATATCGGATATCACTTATATGTTCCCGCAAGATATGAAAGCACCATCAGTTGCAAAACTTGATGCCGATAGTTTCCCAAGCCTCTTCATAAGTGTTGAAAGTGATCAATATAGCGATTTAGAATTAACAAAGATCGTCGAAGATAATCTACAAACACCTTTAGATAAACTTGAAAGTGTAGGACAGTCACAAATTTACGGCGGTCGGAAATATATAATGAGAATAGAACCTGACTCCAAAAAATTATATCAACATAAAATTTCTTTATTGGAGATTGAATCTGCAATAAAAGAGCAAAATAAAGATTATCCCGCAGGTACGATTAAAACAAAAAGTAATAATTTTATAGTCACTCTTGAAGGTTCTTTATCTACACCGGAAGAATTCGGTAATATTATTCTAAAAGTACAAAACGGAGGTATCACAAAATTACGAGATATAGCGAAAATATCTTTAACTTCTCCCGATGAGGACATAATTTTCAGATATAACGGCAAAAGCTCCATTGCTCTTGGTCTTATAAAAGAATCAAAAGCTAATGTCATAGATTTATCAAATGAAGTAACTAAAGAGCTAGAAAGAATTAAAGAATCCATGCCCAAAGGAATAAGCATGGGTATCGCATATGATGGAGCAACACCTGTAAAAGCATCAATTTATGCGGTATTTCAAACAATTTTTGAAGCTTTAATATTAGTAGTTTTAGTCACTTATTTATTTCTTGCTTCTGCTAAAATTACCTTAATTCCGTTTGTGACGATTCCGGTATCATTGATCGGTACTTTTAGCGTAATGTATGCTTTTGGATTTTCTATTAATATATTTACGCTCCTTGCTATGATACTTGCTATAGGTTTAGTCGTCGATGATGCGATAGTTATGCTTGAAAACATTTTTAGATATAATGAAATGGGGCATAAACCCATGGAAGCAGCTTTACTTGCTTCTAAAGAAATCGGCTTTGCAATCATTGCTATGACTATTACGCTTGCTGCCGTATTTTTACCCGTCGGTTTTATAGAGGGTTTTATCGGGAAATTATTTATTGAATTTGCTTGGACTTTAGCATTTTGCGTTTTGTTCTCAGGATTTGTTGCTTTAACTTTAACTCCTATGATGTCAAGTCGTATGGTTACAAAACATAATACGGACTTACCGAAATTCTTAGTAAAGTTTAACGACATTCTACAATTTATTCAAAATAAATATATTTACTATCTAAAGCTAACTTTTGACAATAAAAAGAAATTTGTCATCATTATTGCATCATCTTTTATAGTGCTGATTATTAGTTTTAAATTTACTCAAAAAATTTTCGTACCCCAAGAAGATGACGGATTTTTACAAGTTTCTCTTAAAGGACCTGAAGGTTCTAGTTTAGAATCTTCTACTAAAGTAGTGAAAGAAGCCGAAAAAATCCTTGCTAATTATAAAGATATATTAGGTTATCTGATGGTAATAGGTGCAGGCGGTAGCGATAATGTTTTTGGATTCATTCCATTAAAAGATTGGGGTGAGCGTTCTCGTTCTCAAGAAATTATTAAGAATATGTTAAATAAGCAGTTTTCCGAAATACCGGGCATGTCGATTTTCGCTATGGATCCACGTTCGATGGTTAGCGGGAATGCAAGTAGCCCTATCGAGTTTACTATTCAAACGAATCTTGAATATGATGATTTAGATAAAATATCACAACAATTTATTGATATAATGAAAACAAATCCTATTTTCTTAAACGTCAATAGAAATTTACAATCGGCAATGCCAACTATAAGTATAGAAGTCAACCGTGATAAGGCTTATTTATACGGAATAGATTTGGCAAATATAGGCAAAACGGTACAATATTTACTTGCAGGTCAACAAATTGGGGATTTTAGAATGGGTAATGATTTATATGACGTTATATTGCAATTTAATCAAAAAGATCGAAAAGATATTAGCGATTTTAGTAAAATTTTAATCAGAGCAAAAAATAATAATATGTTACCGCTTGAATCGATAGCTAATATTACGGAAAAAATATCAGTAAAATCATATAGTCATTATAATAATTCAAAATCCGTTACTATTTCTTCCGATCTTGCTCCTGACGGGAAAATTAATGATGCAATTAATGAAATCAATAAAATAGCCGCTAAGTTACTTGACCCTAGTAATACTATAATTGAATATATCGGCGAAATTAAACAAATGAGAGAGGCAGACAGTAATATGCTTATAACATTTGTATTTGCTCTTGTATTTATCTATTTAGTGCTTGCAGCTCAATTTGAAAGCTTTACTGACCCTTTATTAATATTACTCGCCGTACCTTTCTCAATAACCGGCGGTGTACTTGCTCTCTGGCTTGCTGGTAATAGCCTTAATATGTATAGTAATATCGGACTTATTACCTTAATTGGATTAATTACTAAGAATTCTATTATGATAGTAGAATTTGCTAATCAGCTAAGAGAAAAAGGAGTAAAGGTTCAAGAAGCTATAATAGAATCCTCAAAACTTCGCTTGCGTCCAATTCTTATGACTACCCTTGCTGCTGTAGTCGGAGCTTTACCTCTAGTATTTGCAGATGGAGCCGGTGCTGCTGCTCGTAATTCTATAGGCTTTGTAATAGTTGGAGGATTAAGCATCGGTACTATATTTACAATTTTTGTTATACCTGTAATATATCAAACTTTTAAGAAGGATTAA